A DNA window from Janibacter sp. A1S7 contains the following coding sequences:
- a CDS encoding sodium-dependent transporter: MATERAVRPKHVKDGFSSRRVFIFAAIGSAVGLGNIWRFPYVAYEGGGGAFLVPYLVALVLAGIPLLYFLYSIGHRNRGSAPLSLRRFSKGAEWIGWWMVLVAAVIGVYYAAIIAWAIKYTFLSFNLGWGDDPATYLNGDFLQVADNPGPTMDYVPQVLLLMIVVWVITVGVLAMGIQKGIGRTALVFIPVLLVAFALLVIYSLTLDGATDGLNAFFTPDWAALKDSSVWISAVGQIFFSLSIGFGIMITYASYVKPRTDMTGSGAVVAFSNSGFELLAGIGVFATLGFIAQSTGQAIDEVVASGIGLAFVAFPTIINEAPGGAFIGVLFFGSLVLAGLTSLISIVEVIIGAVRDKAGISRRAATFVVGIPMAVVSIAVFSTTGGLYVLDTMDAFVNSFGIVGASLIVMLALSWVFRKLPVMAAHMNVHGSIKLLGWWKALVAVVIPVALAVMLFQEFQDKLEAPYGDYPASLVNTFGWGMAAALPIIAIILSFLPWRGVTAVEDPGDLYAEHALADGGEQE, translated from the coding sequence GTGGCGACCGAGAGGGCCGTACGGCCCAAACACGTCAAGGACGGGTTCTCGTCCCGCAGGGTCTTCATCTTCGCGGCCATCGGGTCCGCGGTCGGCCTGGGAAACATCTGGCGTTTCCCGTACGTCGCCTACGAGGGAGGCGGTGGGGCCTTCCTCGTCCCGTACCTGGTGGCGCTGGTCCTCGCCGGCATCCCACTGCTGTACTTCCTGTACTCGATCGGGCACCGCAACCGCGGGTCCGCTCCGTTGTCACTGCGCCGCTTCTCGAAGGGAGCGGAGTGGATCGGCTGGTGGATGGTCCTGGTCGCCGCGGTGATCGGCGTCTACTACGCCGCGATCATCGCCTGGGCGATCAAGTACACGTTCCTCTCCTTCAACCTGGGCTGGGGGGACGACCCGGCGACCTACCTCAACGGCGACTTCCTCCAGGTGGCCGACAACCCCGGGCCCACGATGGACTACGTCCCGCAGGTGCTGCTGCTGATGATCGTCGTGTGGGTCATCACCGTCGGGGTCCTGGCCATGGGCATCCAGAAGGGCATCGGACGGACCGCGCTGGTCTTCATCCCGGTGCTGCTGGTCGCCTTCGCGCTCCTGGTGATCTACTCGCTCACCCTGGACGGGGCCACCGACGGTCTGAACGCCTTCTTCACCCCGGACTGGGCGGCGCTGAAGGACAGCAGCGTATGGATCTCGGCCGTGGGGCAGATCTTCTTCAGCCTCTCCATCGGCTTCGGGATCATGATCACCTACGCCAGCTACGTCAAGCCCCGGACCGACATGACCGGCTCCGGTGCCGTCGTGGCGTTCTCCAACTCCGGCTTCGAGCTGCTCGCCGGCATCGGTGTCTTCGCGACGCTGGGCTTCATCGCACAGTCGACCGGTCAGGCGATCGACGAAGTCGTCGCCAGCGGGATCGGCCTGGCCTTCGTCGCCTTCCCGACAATCATCAACGAGGCACCCGGCGGCGCCTTCATCGGGGTGCTCTTCTTCGGCTCCCTCGTGCTCGCCGGCCTGACCTCGCTCATCTCGATCGTGGAGGTGATCATCGGTGCGGTCCGTGACAAGGCGGGCATCTCCCGTCGGGCGGCCACGTTCGTCGTGGGTATCCCGATGGCCGTCGTCAGCATCGCCGTCTTCTCCACCACCGGCGGGCTCTACGTGCTGGACACGATGGATGCCTTCGTCAACTCCTTCGGCATCGTCGGCGCCTCGTTGATCGTGATGCTGGCGCTGTCCTGGGTCTTCCGCAAGCTGCCGGTCATGGCGGCCCACATGAACGTGCACGGCTCGATCAAGCTGCTGGGCTGGTGGAAGGCACTCGTGGCCGTGGTCATCCCGGTGGCGCTGGCCGTGATGCTCTTCCAGGAGTTCCAGGACAAGCTCGAGGCGCCCTACGGGGACTACCCGGCCAGCCTGGTGAACACCTTCGGCTGGGGCATGGCGGCGGCACTGCCGATCATCGCCATCATCCTGTCCTTCCTGCCCTGGCGGGGCGTGACCGCTGTGGAGGACCCGGGCGATCTGTACGCCGAGCACGCGCTGGCCGACGGAGGTGAGCAGGAATGA
- a CDS encoding methionine/alanine import family NSS transporter small subunit, which translates to MTAGAIIMMIIAMLIIWGGLAAAITNLMVRGDVDPDDVRTAELHRDL; encoded by the coding sequence ATGACTGCAGGAGCCATCATCATGATGATCATCGCGATGCTGATCATCTGGGGCGGACTCGCCGCCGCCATCACGAATCTGATGGTGCGCGGTGACGTCGACCCGGACGACGTGCGCACCGCCGAGCTGCACCGGGACCTCTGA
- a CDS encoding Gmad2 immunoglobulin-like domain-containing protein translates to MSIEVQQPQPHDIVGDTVMVAGTAGGAFEANFNYRVTEGHDEVTGYFMAGDGIGGHGQFQVAVDVSGAAFTLHTAFVEVFHVSARDGSELDTQVVPIILGGLIVPGYDTYLEHVVSSGETLWGIAQTHYGNGSLHHRLLHANPAITNPNLIRVGDVIRVPRAL, encoded by the coding sequence ATGAGCATCGAGGTCCAGCAACCGCAGCCGCACGACATCGTCGGCGACACCGTGATGGTCGCCGGCACCGCCGGTGGAGCCTTCGAGGCGAACTTCAACTACCGCGTCACCGAGGGGCACGACGAGGTCACCGGCTACTTCATGGCCGGTGACGGTATCGGTGGGCACGGCCAGTTCCAGGTCGCGGTCGACGTCTCGGGCGCCGCGTTCACCCTGCACACCGCGTTCGTCGAGGTCTTCCACGTCTCCGCGAGGGACGGGTCCGAGCTCGACACCCAGGTGGTGCCGATCATCCTCGGTGGGTTGATCGTCCCCGGGTACGACACCTACCTCGAGCACGTTGTCAGCTCGGGCGAGACGCTGTGGGGCATCGCGCAGACGCACTACGGCAACGGCAGCCTCCACCACCGTTTGCTGCACGCCAACCCCGCGATCACCAACCCCAACCTGATCCGGGTGGGTGACGTGATCCGGGTGCCCCGGGCCCTGTGA
- a CDS encoding IS481 family transposase has protein sequence MNSREKNQVIVRSVLDQGLTVAQAAARFGVTRQWVHTLVTRYRADGPQGLAPRSKAPKSRPGTTSQAVHGRIVQLRRQLHADGADAGPETIAWHLRDEGLMAPSTSTIRRILHAEGLVVPEPKKRPKSSYIRFEADLPNGCWQADITYCFLADGTRVDVLDFLDDHSRYLLFLRAASAYSGPMVVAALQELIDTHGVPASTLTDNGLVFTARLAGRTGGRNGFEKLLQAHHIEQKNGHPGHPQTQGKIERFHQTLKKWLRPRPAPSTTTELQALLDEFAHWYNHQRPHRSIGRRTPATAYTAQTKATPATPAHDPEWRTRTDKIAAAGTVSLRYAGKMRHLGLGRALAGQPVLLLIHDDHVITSHAETAEILAEHHIDPTRDYQPATRPPT, from the coding sequence ATGAACTCTCGTGAGAAGAATCAGGTGATCGTGCGGTCGGTGCTGGATCAGGGGTTGACGGTCGCGCAGGCCGCGGCGCGGTTCGGGGTCACGCGTCAGTGGGTGCACACGCTGGTGACTCGGTACCGGGCCGATGGCCCGCAAGGACTGGCACCGCGCAGCAAGGCACCGAAGTCACGACCGGGGACCACGAGTCAGGCGGTGCACGGGCGGATTGTCCAGTTGCGTCGTCAGCTCCACGCCGACGGCGCGGACGCCGGCCCGGAAACCATTGCTTGGCACCTGCGCGATGAGGGGTTGATGGCGCCGTCGACCTCCACGATCCGGCGGATCCTGCACGCTGAGGGGTTGGTGGTCCCGGAGCCGAAGAAGCGCCCGAAGTCCTCCTACATCCGCTTCGAGGCAGACCTGCCCAACGGGTGCTGGCAGGCCGACATCACCTACTGCTTCCTCGCTGATGGCACCCGCGTGGACGTCTTGGACTTCCTGGACGACCACTCCCGCTACCTGCTGTTCCTGCGTGCCGCATCTGCCTACAGCGGGCCCATGGTCGTGGCCGCACTGCAAGAACTGATCGACACCCACGGCGTACCGGCCTCGACCCTGACCGACAACGGGCTGGTCTTCACCGCTCGCCTGGCCGGCCGCACGGGTGGCCGCAATGGCTTCGAGAAGCTCCTGCAAGCCCACCACATCGAGCAGAAGAACGGGCACCCCGGCCACCCGCAGACCCAGGGCAAGATCGAACGCTTCCACCAGACCCTCAAGAAGTGGCTACGCCCCCGACCGGCACCGTCCACCACCACCGAATTGCAAGCCCTCCTGGACGAGTTCGCCCACTGGTACAACCACCAACGCCCGCACCGCTCCATCGGCCGACGCACCCCCGCGACCGCCTACACCGCACAGACCAAAGCCACTCCCGCCACCCCAGCGCATGACCCCGAATGGCGCACCCGCACGGACAAAATCGCCGCCGCCGGGACCGTGTCCCTGCGCTACGCCGGAAAGATGCGTCACCTGGGCCTCGGACGCGCCCTGGCAGGCCAACCCGTGCTCCTACTCATCCACGATGACCACGTGATCACCAGCCACGCAGAAACCGCAGAAATCCTGGCCGAACACCACATCGACCCCACCCGCGACTACCAACCAGCCACCCGACCACCCACCTGA